From a region of the Microcebus murinus isolate Inina chromosome 25, M.murinus_Inina_mat1.0, whole genome shotgun sequence genome:
- the ARL5B gene encoding ADP-ribosylation factor-like protein 5B, whose amino-acid sequence MMGLIFAKLWSLFCNQEHKVIIVGLDNAGKTTILYQFLMNEVVHTSPTIGSNVEEIVVKNTHFLMWDIGGQESLRSSWNTYYSNTEFIILVVDSIDRERLAITKEELYRMLAHEDLRKAAVLIFANKQDMKGCMTAAEISKYLTLSSIKDHPWHIQSCCALTGEGLCQGLEWMTSRIGVR is encoded by the exons aACACAAAGTAATTATAGTGGGACTGGATAATGCAGGGAAAACCACCATTCTCTATCAATT TTTAATGAATGAAGTGGTTCATACTTCTCCAACCATAGGAAGCAATGTTGAAGAGATAGTTGTAAAGAACACTCATTTTCTTATGTGGGATATTGGTGGCCAAGAGTCCCTGCGGTCATCCTGGAACACATATTACTCAAACACAGAG TTCATCATTCTTGTTGTTGATAGCATTGACAGGGAACGACTAGCTATTACAAAAGAAGAATTATACAGAATGTTGGCTCATGAG GATTTGCGGAAGGCTGCAGTCCTTATCTTTGCAAATAAACAGGATATGAAAGGGTGTATGACAGCAGCTGAAATCTCTAAATACCTCACCCTTAGTTCAATTAAGGATCATCCATGGCACATTCAGTCCTGCTGTGCTTTAACAGGAGAAGG GTTATGCCAAGGTCTAGAGTGGATGACCTCCCGGATTGGTGTGAGATAA